The Bartonella birtlesii IBS 325 genome has a window encoding:
- a CDS encoding biotin--[acetyl-CoA-carboxylase] ligase gives MSMVYILSNFAQKQGYTVEAHESVSSTNLIAQQKAQTGHQGYLWIVAQEQLQGRARRGRAWASPKGNLYSSLLLIDGIVHHTAAQLGFVAGVSVVETIKELIKDEKQENAIISLKWPNDILLRGAKSAGILLEIFKLPSKQNVLVIGIGINVKHHYEEAPYLTSSLKNIGLHIEPEQLFTVLTEYFAKNYLLWKQPEGCGIIREKWLLHSAHLGQDVKVINDKKIIEGIFEGLDYDFNCIIQQTNGQKAIITAGDVHFGLAACVHADRY, from the coding sequence ATGAGTATGGTTTATATCTTATCAAATTTTGCGCAAAAACAAGGATACACCGTTGAAGCACACGAAAGTGTTTCTTCAACAAATCTTATTGCACAACAAAAAGCGCAAACTGGTCATCAAGGTTATCTCTGGATTGTTGCACAAGAACAATTACAAGGTAGAGCAAGAAGAGGAAGGGCATGGGCTAGTCCGAAAGGAAACCTTTATTCTAGTCTTTTATTAATTGATGGTATTGTTCATCACACTGCTGCTCAACTTGGTTTTGTGGCTGGAGTAAGCGTGGTAGAGACAATAAAAGAATTGATAAAAGATGAAAAACAGGAAAATGCTATTATTAGCTTAAAATGGCCAAATGATATTTTGCTCAGAGGTGCTAAAAGTGCTGGTATTTTGCTCGAGATTTTTAAATTGCCGTCAAAGCAGAATGTTTTGGTTATTGGTATCGGAATAAATGTAAAACATCATTATGAAGAAGCACCTTATCTTACTTCAAGCCTAAAGAATATTGGTTTGCATATTGAACCAGAACAGTTATTTACAGTTTTAACAGAATATTTTGCTAAAAATTACCTGCTTTGGAAGCAACCTGAAGGATGTGGTATAATCCGCGAAAAATGGCTTTTACATTCGGCACATCTTGGACAAGATGTTAAAGTAATCAATGATAAAAAAATCATTGAGGGTATTTTTGAGGGGCTTGATTATGATTTTAACTGCATCATACAACAAACAAATGGTCAAAAAGCTATTATAACAGCTGGAGATGTTCATTTTGGTTTGGCAGCTTGTGTTCATGCAGATCGTTATTAA
- a CDS encoding ribonuclease J codes for MAADHGCEFVFLPLGGVGEIGMNLAAYGFGPQHFREWLLVDMGVSFAGPELPGVDLILPDIRFLESEKHNVRGLVLTHAHEDHYGAVLDLWPKLQIPIYCTPFTAGLLEIKKQADFESQKISFNIFQAGDCFQIGPFAVETIAVNHSIPESVSLAITTSLGTAIHTGDWKIDHTPLLGSVTDEKRFRALGNKGILALLCDSTNACRDGITPSEQQVQTSLCEILSKAEGRVAIATFSSNVGRIRSIALAAEFVGRKVLIVGRSLKRSIMVAQELAYMDGLAPFVTEDDYGYISRKDLVLVVTGSQGESCAALAKLSRNEMRNIALSAGDTIIYSSRSIPGNEKAILEIQNRFIDMGIKVITNEDALVHVSGHPRRLELLQMYDWIKPKILVPVHGEAIHLTSQAALARQAGIKIVRNIRNGNMLRLAPEPVEVIDQAPVGRIYKDGCLLGDEYELGIRERRKLSYAGYVAVSLHMNSKHELLDDIGLSTFGLPESNGEGEKLKDILLDIVENTFYNIPRVKRKNNELVQEATRRAVRAAVYEVWRKKPICTVFLHRSK; via the coding sequence ATGGCTGCAGATCATGGATGTGAGTTTGTCTTTTTACCTCTGGGAGGAGTAGGTGAAATAGGGATGAATCTCGCCGCTTACGGCTTTGGACCACAACATTTTCGTGAGTGGTTGCTGGTTGATATGGGAGTTAGTTTTGCTGGTCCTGAATTACCAGGGGTAGATCTTATACTTCCTGATATCCGTTTTTTGGAAAGCGAAAAACATAATGTGCGTGGTCTTGTTTTAACACATGCTCACGAAGATCATTATGGGGCTGTTCTTGATTTATGGCCAAAGTTACAAATTCCAATTTACTGTACACCGTTTACAGCAGGATTATTGGAAATTAAAAAACAAGCAGATTTTGAATCACAAAAAATTTCATTCAATATTTTTCAAGCTGGTGATTGTTTTCAAATAGGTCCCTTTGCTGTGGAGACTATTGCCGTTAACCATTCAATACCAGAATCTGTATCTTTGGCAATTACAACATCTCTAGGTACTGCAATTCATACAGGTGATTGGAAAATTGATCATACACCTTTACTTGGTTCTGTAACGGATGAAAAACGATTTCGTGCTTTAGGCAATAAAGGCATTTTGGCATTGCTTTGTGATTCTACAAATGCATGTCGAGATGGTATAACACCATCAGAGCAACAAGTTCAGACAAGCCTCTGTGAAATCCTCTCGAAAGCTGAAGGACGTGTTGCAATCGCAACCTTTTCCTCTAATGTTGGTCGCATTCGTTCCATTGCTCTCGCAGCGGAATTCGTTGGACGCAAGGTTCTTATTGTTGGACGCTCTCTTAAACGCAGTATTATGGTTGCTCAAGAGCTTGCTTATATGGATGGTCTAGCACCATTTGTGACAGAAGATGATTATGGTTATATTTCACGTAAAGATCTTGTTTTGGTTGTTACAGGAAGTCAGGGCGAGTCGTGTGCTGCTCTAGCCAAACTCTCACGCAATGAAATGAGAAATATTGCGCTTTCTGCTGGTGATACCATTATTTATTCGTCACGAAGTATTCCAGGAAATGAAAAAGCGATTCTTGAGATACAAAATCGTTTTATTGATATGGGAATTAAAGTTATCACAAATGAGGACGCTCTCGTTCATGTTTCAGGTCATCCCCGTCGCTTAGAACTTTTACAGATGTATGATTGGATAAAACCAAAAATACTTGTGCCTGTGCATGGTGAGGCAATACACCTTACTTCTCAAGCTGCTTTAGCACGTCAAGCGGGTATTAAAATTGTTAGGAATATTAGAAATGGTAATATGCTGCGTCTTGCACCAGAACCTGTAGAAGTTATTGATCAAGCCCCTGTTGGTCGTATTTATAAAGATGGTTGTCTTCTTGGAGATGAGTATGAGCTAGGAATTCGTGAACGTAGAAAACTAAGCTATGCCGGTTATGTTGCTGTTTCTCTCCATATGAATAGCAAGCATGAGTTATTAGATGATATCGGTCTGAGTACATTTGGACTACCTGAGAGTAATGGAGAGGGGGAAAAATTAAAAGATATTCTTTTAGATATTGTAGAAAATACATTTTATAATATCCCACGCGTTAAACGAAAAAATAATGAACTTGTTCAGGAAGCAACGCGGCGTGCAGTAAGAGCAGCTGTTTATGAGGTTTGGCGAAAAAAACCTATCTGTACAGTTTTTTTACATCGATCAAAATAA
- a CDS encoding lipoprotein-releasing ABC transporter permease subunit, with protein sequence MKKLKSKWFSSYEWMIAFRYMIPNKKHVVASVISIISLIGIMLGVFALVVVMAVMNGFRTELLDRILGMNGHLVVQAVNSSFPDYSTLISSLESLNGIKFALPVIEGQALVQGELQGGSGALVRGMRKQDLEKLKTISQNIKLGSLARFDKEEGVAIGSGLATKLGLTVGRDIRIITPDGDATPFGVTPRVKAYKVIAIFEIGMSEYDSIFVFMPLHEAQMFFNLGENIQSLELFLNYPDAVEKIKPVVEKAVDQQVYLIDWRERNQAFFSALQIERNVMFFILSLIVLVAALNIISGLIMLVKDKSHDIAILRTMGAQQSAILRIFIVTGMMIGFIGTILGLIFGIIATVNINHIQDFISWLFNVDVFNPQLYFLTKLPAQIEWGQTVIVAIMALFLSFLAALIPAWRAARLDPVQALRYE encoded by the coding sequence ATGAAGAAGTTGAAAAGTAAATGGTTTTCATCTTATGAGTGGATGATTGCTTTTCGCTATATGATTCCTAATAAAAAACATGTTGTTGCATCCGTTATTTCCATCATTTCTCTCATTGGAATTATGTTAGGGGTGTTTGCCCTGGTTGTTGTTATGGCGGTGATGAATGGTTTTCGTACTGAACTTCTCGATCGTATCCTTGGTATGAATGGACACCTTGTTGTTCAAGCCGTTAATTCTAGTTTCCCTGATTATAGTACCCTTATTTCTTCTTTAGAGTCTCTAAATGGAATAAAATTTGCTTTGCCTGTTATTGAGGGACAAGCGCTTGTGCAAGGTGAACTTCAAGGAGGGTCTGGGGCTTTAGTTCGTGGTATGCGCAAACAAGATTTAGAGAAACTTAAAACCATATCCCAAAATATTAAATTAGGTTCGCTTGCACGATTTGATAAAGAGGAAGGTGTCGCGATAGGCAGTGGTTTGGCAACAAAATTGGGGCTGACCGTTGGAAGAGATATTCGTATCATTACTCCTGATGGCGATGCAACTCCTTTTGGAGTTACACCACGTGTTAAAGCTTACAAAGTGATTGCTATTTTTGAAATTGGTATGTCTGAATATGATTCGATATTTGTCTTTATGCCTCTTCATGAAGCACAAATGTTTTTTAATTTGGGAGAAAATATTCAGTCTTTAGAATTATTTCTGAATTATCCTGATGCCGTTGAGAAAATAAAACCAGTTGTGGAGAAAGCTGTTGATCAACAAGTCTATTTAATTGATTGGCGTGAACGCAATCAAGCTTTTTTTTCAGCCTTGCAGATTGAACGAAATGTTATGTTTTTCATTCTTTCTCTTATTGTTCTTGTTGCAGCTTTGAATATTATTTCAGGACTCATTATGCTTGTAAAAGATAAAAGCCATGATATCGCAATTTTACGTACAATGGGTGCACAACAAAGCGCGATTCTGCGTATATTCATAGTTACTGGTATGATGATTGGTTTTATTGGTACAATATTGGGATTAATTTTTGGTATCATAGCGACTGTAAATATTAATCATATTCAGGATTTTATTTCTTGGTTATTTAATGTTGATGTTTTTAATCCTCAACTTTATTTTTTAACAAAATTGCCCGCGCAAATTGAGTGGGGACAGACAGTTATTGTTGCTATAATGGCTTTATTTTTGTCATTTTTAGCGGCCCTCATTCCCGCATGGCGCGCTGCTAGGCTAGATCCTGTACAAGCTTTGAGGTATGAGTAA
- a CDS encoding succinate dehydrogenase assembly factor 2, which yields MTVFVVDKNQLDVRRRRLIFRAWHRGIREMDLIFGHYVDAHIAGMSDKTVFELEYIMSFDDRDLLTWITGEISPPSKVDSPLFRDIINYHVYINLN from the coding sequence ATGACAGTTTTTGTCGTTGACAAAAATCAATTAGATGTGCGTCGTCGTCGATTGATTTTTCGTGCGTGGCATCGTGGTATTCGTGAAATGGATCTTATTTTTGGACATTATGTAGATGCACATATTGCTGGAATGAGTGATAAAACGGTTTTTGAACTTGAGTACATTATGTCTTTTGATGATCGTGATTTATTAACGTGGATTACAGGAGAAATTTCTCCTCCCTCTAAAGTTGATAGTCCGCTTTTTCGTGACATCATAAATTACCATGTTTATATAAATTTAAATTAA
- the proS gene encoding proline--tRNA ligase, translating into MHLSQYFLPLLKENPKEAEIVSHRLMLRAGMIRQQTSGIYSWLPLGKKVLDKVCKIIREEQERAGAIEILMPTIQSADLWRESGRYDDYGLEMLRIKDRQKRDLLYGPTNEEMVTDIFRSYIRSYKDLPLSLYHIQWKFRDEIRPRFGVMRSREFLMKDAYSFDLDYEGSQTSYNRMFIAYLRTFSRLGLKAIPMRADTGPIGGKLSHEFIILAETGESAIFCDKQFLEFTVPDSSIDFNNKAILTDIVKQWTSFYAATEEMHNEEEWARVSDHNRLSARGIEVGHIFHFGTKYSAPMGAKVMGQDGKEHVVSMGSYGIGPSRLVAAAIEASHDENGIIWPKSMAPFDVGIINMKPDDKKCTYACEMLYHGLRQAGFDPLLDDRNERPGSKFATMDLIGLPTQIIVGPNSIIQNKVEVKDRKTGVKKSLTVEEVLSQFSIIE; encoded by the coding sequence ATGCATCTTTCTCAATATTTCCTTCCACTTTTAAAAGAAAATCCTAAGGAAGCAGAAATTGTTTCTCATCGATTGATGTTACGTGCAGGTATGATTCGCCAACAAACCTCAGGAATCTATTCTTGGCTTCCCTTGGGTAAAAAAGTACTCGATAAAGTTTGTAAGATTATTCGTGAAGAGCAAGAGCGAGCTGGTGCTATAGAAATATTAATGCCTACAATTCAGTCTGCGGATCTTTGGCGTGAAAGTGGTCGTTATGATGACTATGGGTTGGAAATGCTCCGTATTAAAGATCGTCAAAAGCGTGATTTACTTTATGGTCCAACAAACGAAGAAATGGTAACGGATATTTTTCGTTCCTATATTCGTTCTTATAAAGATCTTCCGCTTAGTTTGTATCATATTCAATGGAAGTTTCGTGATGAAATCCGCCCACGTTTTGGTGTGATGCGATCACGAGAATTTTTAATGAAAGATGCTTATTCTTTTGATCTTGATTATGAAGGTTCTCAAACATCTTATAATCGCATGTTTATTGCTTATTTACGTACTTTTTCTCGTCTAGGTTTAAAAGCAATTCCTATGCGTGCTGATACAGGCCCAATAGGTGGTAAACTCAGTCATGAATTTATTATTTTAGCTGAAACAGGAGAAAGCGCTATATTTTGTGATAAACAATTTCTTGAGTTTACTGTTCCAGACAGTTCAATTGATTTTAATAATAAAGCTATTTTAACTGATATTGTTAAACAGTGGACATCTTTTTATGCAGCGACAGAAGAAATGCATAATGAAGAAGAGTGGGCTAGAGTTTCTGATCATAATCGCCTTTCAGCGCGTGGCATTGAAGTGGGACATATTTTCCACTTTGGCACAAAATACTCTGCTCCCATGGGAGCAAAAGTTATGGGACAAGATGGAAAAGAACATGTTGTCTCTATGGGATCTTATGGCATTGGACCTTCACGTCTTGTTGCAGCAGCGATTGAAGCTTCTCATGATGAAAATGGTATTATTTGGCCGAAATCGATGGCTCCATTTGATGTAGGAATCATTAACATGAAGCCCGATGATAAAAAATGCACGTATGCATGTGAAATGCTTTATCACGGATTAAGACAGGCTGGTTTTGATCCATTGTTAGATGATAGAAATGAGCGCCCTGGATCAAAATTTGCAACAATGGATTTAATCGGTTTGCCAACACAAATTATTGTTGGCCCCAACAGCATTATACAAAATAAAGTTGAAGTTAAAGATCGAAAAACGGGTGTTAAAAAATCTTTAACGGTTGAAGAAGTACTCAGCCAATTTTCTATAATTGAATAG
- a CDS encoding ABC transporter ATP-binding protein, whose product MTAILELVGIERHFFEGYKPLIILDKANFILNRGELVALVAPSGAGKSTLLHIAGLLEKPTAGDVMLRGVSCAKRSDSERTAIRRNDIGFVYQFHHLLPEFTALENVMIPQMIAGFKKSIAEDRALKLLTYLRVLHRANHRPSELSGGEQQRVAIARAVANGPSVLLADEPTGNLDPVTSAYVFQALSALVRQSGLSALIATHNYALAKQMHRRITLKEKKIIELP is encoded by the coding sequence ATGACGGCTATTTTAGAGCTCGTAGGGATTGAAAGACATTTTTTTGAGGGGTATAAACCTCTTATTATTTTAGATAAAGCGAATTTTATTCTTAATCGCGGAGAACTCGTTGCACTTGTTGCACCATCTGGTGCAGGAAAATCAACACTTCTTCATATTGCTGGTTTATTGGAAAAACCAACAGCTGGTGATGTGATGTTACGGGGTGTTTCTTGTGCAAAACGGTCTGATAGTGAGCGAACAGCTATTAGACGAAATGATATCGGTTTTGTTTATCAGTTTCATCACTTACTTCCAGAATTTACGGCTTTAGAAAATGTCATGATACCGCAAATGATAGCAGGATTTAAAAAATCTATAGCAGAAGATCGTGCACTTAAATTGCTAACATATCTGCGTGTTTTACATCGTGCTAATCACCGTCCATCGGAATTATCCGGTGGTGAACAACAGCGCGTCGCTATTGCACGTGCAGTAGCAAATGGTCCTTCAGTTCTTTTGGCTGATGAACCTACAGGAAATCTTGATCCTGTAACTTCAGCGTATGTTTTTCAAGCCTTATCTGCGCTTGTTCGTCAATCTGGTCTTTCTGCTCTTATTGCAACACATAATTACGCTTTGGCTAAACAAATGCATCGCCGAATTACGCTTAAAGAAAAAAAGATTATTGAACTTCCTTAA
- the nuoN gene encoding NADH-quinone oxidoreductase subunit NuoN: MQNEMIAQLVLILPEILIALGGVVLLLVGVYSNTRSSLTVTGLAIALFVATIVMIVVFPKSGLFQTNTLIIDSFGRYMKILTLIGALFALIMSIGFNSSQKIDIFEFPVLVLFATLGMMLMISAGNMLSLYMGLELQSLALYVLAAINRDNVKSSEAGIKYFVLGALSSGLLLYGISLLYGFTGQIGFHEIAIALKGENLQLGVIFAIVFILAGLAFKISAVPFHMWTPDVYEGAPTPITAFFAGAPKIAAMALIIRLVVMTFIPLSSSDGAMPAWQQILVFMALTSMILGAFAAIGQSNIKRLMAYSSIGHMGYALVGLAAGDMLGITSVILYMTIYLGMTLGSFAFILGMRSNSGNVENIYDLSGLIKANPFMAVVMTIQLFSLASIPPMAGFFGKWYTFSAAVHAGLTPLAVVGMIASVVGAFYYLRVIKIMWFDDAKASFVMLSKELKFCLGLSALFVLFYTLFGIWFTELAEKAAAALF; encoded by the coding sequence GATAGCACAATTAGTTTTAATTCTTCCAGAAATTTTAATAGCATTAGGGGGGGTAGTGTTACTTTTAGTTGGTGTTTATTCCAATACACGTTCTTCTTTAACTGTAACAGGGCTTGCTATTGCTCTTTTTGTTGCAACTATTGTTATGATTGTTGTTTTTCCGAAAAGTGGCTTATTTCAAACCAATACGCTTATCATTGACTCTTTTGGCCGTTATATGAAAATTTTAACGCTTATTGGTGCACTTTTTGCTCTTATTATGTCTATTGGTTTTAACAGTTCTCAAAAAATCGATATATTTGAATTTCCTGTGCTTGTTCTTTTCGCAACTCTTGGCATGATGTTGATGATTTCAGCGGGTAATATGCTTTCACTTTATATGGGATTGGAATTACAATCTTTAGCTTTATATGTTCTTGCTGCAATCAATCGTGATAATGTAAAGTCTTCTGAAGCTGGTATAAAATATTTTGTTTTAGGAGCGTTATCTTCAGGATTATTGCTATATGGTATTTCTTTGCTGTATGGTTTTACTGGTCAAATTGGTTTTCACGAAATTGCTATTGCTTTAAAAGGTGAAAATTTACAACTGGGGGTTATTTTTGCAATTGTTTTTATTTTAGCAGGTTTAGCTTTCAAAATTTCTGCAGTTCCATTTCATATGTGGACTCCAGATGTTTATGAAGGAGCACCTACACCTATTACAGCGTTTTTTGCTGGTGCTCCTAAAATTGCCGCTATGGCACTCATTATTCGTCTTGTAGTTATGACTTTTATTCCACTAAGTAGTTCTGATGGCGCGATGCCTGCATGGCAGCAAATTTTGGTGTTTATGGCACTGACATCAATGATACTTGGTGCATTTGCTGCGATTGGCCAGAGCAATATTAAGCGTTTGATGGCTTATTCATCAATTGGTCATATGGGATATGCGCTTGTTGGTTTAGCTGCTGGAGATATGCTCGGGATAACAAGTGTTATTCTTTATATGACTATTTATCTTGGTATGACACTTGGTTCATTCGCTTTTATTCTTGGAATGCGATCAAATAGTGGAAATGTTGAAAATATTTACGATCTTTCAGGGCTCATAAAGGCAAATCCTTTTATGGCTGTTGTGATGACAATACAGCTTTTCTCACTAGCAAGTATACCTCCTATGGCTGGTTTTTTTGGAAAATGGTATACATTTTCTGCTGCTGTTCATGCCGGTCTGACGCCGCTTGCAGTCGTTGGGATGATAGCATCCGTTGTTGGAGCTTTTTACTATTTACGAGTCATTAAAATTATGTGGTTTGATGATGCAAAGGCTTCTTTTGTTATGTTATCGAAAGAGCTTAAGTTTTGTCTTGGTCTTTCTGCATTGTTTGTTTTATTTTATACGCTTTTTGGAATTTGGTTTACTGAATTAGCAGAAAAGGCGGCAGCCGCATTATTTTAA